In a single window of the Gossypium hirsutum isolate 1008001.06 chromosome A13, Gossypium_hirsutum_v2.1, whole genome shotgun sequence genome:
- the LOC107938815 gene encoding palmitoyl-acyl carrier protein thioesterase, chloroplastic-like: MVATAATSSFFPVTPSPDSSDSKKKRLGNGSINLGGIKSKTSSSGNLQVKANAQAPPKINGTKVVTPPAEVFKNEDGVSFHPPRTFINQLPDWSMLLAAITTVFLAAEKQWMMLDWKPKRPDMLIDPFGIGKIVQDGLVFRQNFSIRSYEIGADQTASIETVMNHLQETALNHVRSAGLLVDGFGSTPEMCKKNLIWVVTRMQVVVDRYPTWGNVVQVDTWVSASGKNCMRRDWLVRDSKTGEVLTRASSIWVMMNKVTRRLSKMPEEVRGEIEPYFMNSEPVVAEDSRKLVKLNDSSAEFVRKGLTPKWSDLDVNQHVNNVKYIGWILESAPLPILETHELSSMTLEYRRECGRDSVLQSLTAVSDNGTDEIECQHLLRLEDGSEVTRGRTQWRPKNAKISGNVGQIPADTA, encoded by the exons atgGTTGCCACTGCTGCTACATCCTCATTCTTTCCGGTCACTCCATCGCCAGACTCCTCTGACTCGAAAAAGAAAAGGCTTGGAAATGGATCAATTAACCTCGGAGGTATCAAGTCGAAAACTTCTTCTTCTGGAAACTTGCAAGTCAAGGCAAATGCTCAAGCCCCTCCAAAAATAAACGGAACCAAAGTCGTTACACCTCCGGCGGAAGTTTTCAAGAACGAAGATGGTGTCAGTTTCCATCCTCCGAGGACGTTTATCAATCAGTTGCCTGATTGGAGCATGCTTCTTGCTGCTATCACAACCGTTTTCTTGGCTGCTGAGAAGCAGTGGATGATGCTTGATTGGAAGCCGAAGCGACCTGACATGCTTATTGATCCATTTGGTATAGGAAAGATTGTTCAGGATGGTCTTGTTTTCCGTCAGAACTTCTCGATTAGGTCTTATGAGATAGGTGCTGATCAGACAGCTTCCATAGAGACAGTAATGAATCATTTACAG GAAACAGCACTTAATCATGTTAGAAGTGCTGGACTGCTTGTAGATGGTTTTGGTTCAACCCCAGAGATGTGCAAGAAGAATCTAATATGGGTTGTCACTCGGATGCAAGTCGTGGTTGATCGCTATCCTACTTG GGGTAATGTTGTTCAAGTAGATACTTGGGTCAGTGCATCCGGAAAGAATTGCATGCGAAGGGATTGGCTTGTAAGAGATAGTAAAACTGGTGAAGTTCTAACAAGAGCTTCAAG TATCTGGGTGATGATGAATAAAGTGACTAGAAGGTTATCTAAAATGCCAGAAGAGGTCCGAGGGGAAATAGAACCTTATTTCATGAATTCTGAACCTGTTGTTGCTGAGGATAGCCGTAAATTAGTGAAACTCAATGACAGCAGTGCAGAATTTGTACGAAAAGGTTTAACT CCTAAATGGAGTGATTTGGATGTCAACCAGCATGTCAATAATGTGAAGTACATCGGCTGGATCCTCGAG AGTGCTCCATTGCCAATCTTGGAGACTCATGAACTATCCTCTATGACACTGGAGTATAGGAGGGAGTGTGGTAGGGACAGCGTGCTGCAGTCACTAACTGCTGTGTCCGACAATGGTACTGATGAGATCGAGTGCCAGCACTTGCTTCGTCTCGAAGATGGGTCCGAGGTCACGAGAGGGAGGACCCAGTGGAGGCCAAAGAATGCCAAAATTTCTGGGAATGTGGGGCAAATTCCAGCTGATACTGCCTAG